One part of the Armatimonadota bacterium genome encodes these proteins:
- a CDS encoding ANTAR domain-containing protein produces MNRLRALIADDESVIRMDLREMLIAAGHEVVAEASSGEEAVTQARAQRPDIAIVDIKMPDSPAGREAGMDGIEAAGVIIAEQICPVVLLTAYGQAELVARAREAGVFGYVTKPFEERDLLPALEIARSRYEELAVLRRQVGDLQETLETRKLVERAKGILMDAHGLSEKDAFRRLQQESMNRRKSMREIAEAIILAADVAEGTK; encoded by the coding sequence ATGAACAGGCTGCGAGCGCTGATCGCCGATGACGAGTCGGTCATCCGCATGGACTTGCGGGAGATGCTGATCGCGGCCGGCCACGAGGTAGTGGCGGAGGCCTCCAGCGGCGAGGAGGCCGTGACCCAGGCGCGGGCGCAGCGGCCTGACATCGCCATTGTGGACATCAAGATGCCGGACTCGCCCGCCGGTCGGGAGGCGGGCATGGATGGGATTGAGGCCGCGGGGGTGATCATCGCGGAGCAGATTTGCCCGGTGGTGTTGCTCACCGCCTACGGGCAGGCCGAGCTGGTCGCGCGCGCGCGCGAGGCCGGCGTCTTCGGGTATGTCACCAAGCCGTTCGAGGAGCGCGACCTCCTGCCCGCGCTGGAGATCGCGCGCAGCCGCTACGAAGAGCTGGCGGTGCTGCGGCGCCAGGTCGGCGATCTCCAGGAGACCCTGGAGACGCGCAAGCTCGTCGAGCGCGCCAAGGGCATCCTGATGGACGCGCACGGGCTGTCGGAGAAGGATGCATTTCGCCGCCTCCAGCAGGAGAGCATGAACCGCCGCAAGTCGATGCGCGAGATCGCGGAAGCTATCATCCTCGCCGCGGATGTGGCGGAGGGGACGAAGTAG
- a CDS encoding methyltransferase domain-containing protein: MGREAAKLDWRCWFERWQRMQDCYVPQRRRRFDLIFQFPQLGPEDEVHILDLGCGPGSLAFHAFRHHPNARVVAVDLDPVLLEIGQHVAEQTEVQVQFLNRDVRQTDWWRSCEGRFELVVSATTLHWLGRHSLAELYQCVFRALKPGGWFMNSDHIASDAPGLQERYRQMLSTAREAAFSAASADDWDGFWNELARDLGDSEMLAVRKATEYWEGSEDGQPRQFHVSALRQCGFEPVDVIWQEMGEAIVGARRPA, from the coding sequence ATGGGACGTGAAGCGGCCAAGCTGGACTGGCGCTGCTGGTTCGAACGCTGGCAGAGAATGCAGGACTGTTATGTCCCGCAGCGTCGTCGTCGTTTCGACCTCATCTTCCAGTTTCCACAGCTTGGCCCCGAGGACGAGGTGCATATCCTCGACCTTGGCTGCGGGCCCGGGTCGCTGGCCTTCCACGCCTTTCGGCATCACCCAAACGCTCGCGTGGTGGCGGTAGATCTCGACCCGGTGTTGCTCGAAATCGGGCAGCACGTGGCGGAGCAGACGGAGGTGCAAGTCCAGTTTCTGAACAGGGACGTGCGGCAAACTGACTGGTGGCGATCATGCGAAGGCCGCTTCGAGCTGGTGGTTTCGGCGACCACGCTCCATTGGCTCGGCCGACACAGCCTCGCCGAATTGTACCAATGCGTTTTCCGAGCACTGAAGCCGGGTGGCTGGTTCATGAACTCCGACCACATTGCCAGCGATGCCCCCGGCCTCCAGGAACGCTACCGCCAGATGCTCTCCACCGCGCGAGAGGCCGCGTTCTCCGCCGCATCCGCGGACGACTGGGATGGGTTCTGGAATGAGCTGGCGCGCGACTTGGGTGATTCTGAGATGCTGGCAGTGAGAAAGGCGACCGAATACTGGGAAGGCAGCGAAGACGGTCAGCCTCGTCAATTCCATGTTTCTGCATTGCGTCAGTGCGGATTCGAACCGGTTGATGTCATCTGGCAGGAGATGGGAGAGGCGATTGTCGGCGCGAGGAGGCCGGCCTAG
- a CDS encoding class I SAM-dependent methyltransferase, translated as MDRETAYLARDFARFYDWTYEGRVEDIPFYINAARAPILELACGTGRITIPLARAGFQVVGLDISAEMLEIAKEKLSREPSEVRARIRLLEADMSAFILEEPTALVLIPQASFFHLHTRPKQAGCLSCIHQHLLPGGSLIVDLIPARMMLNQTVGVTDSVRRGVSSYTGRMTQELNRKLSIDKPCQRVTVEHTYIEEQPDGHEDHYVFVDSYTWVTEGQMRKMLRAVGFGSIEVFGDYDRQPLTHSSPRMIFMARKQDHDTAEAALLAADVAPPRTRHAGE; from the coding sequence ATGGACCGCGAAACTGCCTATCTGGCCCGTGACTTCGCCCGCTTCTACGACTGGACCTACGAGGGTCGTGTAGAGGACATCCCGTTCTACATCAATGCGGCCCGCGCACCGATACTCGAGTTGGCCTGCGGTACCGGCCGCATTACCATACCGCTGGCACGGGCGGGATTCCAGGTTGTCGGCCTCGATATCTCTGCCGAAATGCTTGAGATCGCAAAGGAGAAGCTGAGCCGGGAGCCGTCGGAGGTCCGGGCGCGTATTCGACTGCTGGAGGCGGACATGAGCGCTTTCATTCTGGAGGAACCTACCGCCCTCGTGCTGATCCCACAGGCTTCCTTCTTCCATCTGCACACCAGACCAAAGCAGGCGGGCTGCCTCTCGTGCATTCACCAGCATCTCCTGCCTGGCGGGTCGCTGATCGTTGACCTGATCCCGGCCCGCATGATGTTGAACCAGACCGTAGGGGTAACCGACAGCGTGAGACGCGGCGTATCATCGTACACCGGCAGGATGACCCAGGAGCTCAATCGAAAGCTCTCGATTGACAAGCCATGCCAGCGCGTGACCGTGGAACACACCTACATTGAGGAACAGCCGGATGGCCACGAGGACCACTACGTCTTCGTGGACAGCTATACCTGGGTGACCGAAGGGCAGATGCGCAAGATGCTCCGGGCGGTCGGCTTCGGGAGCATTGAGGTGTTCGGAGATTACGACCGTCAGCCGCTCACCCACAGTTCTCCGCGCATGATATTCATGGCGAGGAAACAGGACCACGACACCGCCGAGGCCGCCCTCCTCGCCGCCGACGTGGCGCCCCCAAGGACTCGTCATGCCGGCGAGTGA
- a CDS encoding methylenetetrahydrofolate reductase, with the protein MRKLSDVFTAKERTFSLEFFPPQTPKALETLHRDAATLAELGPDYVSVTYGAGGSTSNRTRDLVNQLRHRLDLTVMHHLTLVNQTREELAGIIRGLQADGIRNILALRGDPPAAMGGRFRQVAGGLEFCYELIDLIRDIGGDFFSIGVAGFPEGHPDCPTKELDTEHLKLKLDHGAEFVVTQFFFDNEVYSEYLERSARAGINVRIIPGVLPITDYDKLLTFASRCGAYICEAIHDTFASLRADPQATTRRGAQYAREQCEDLLRRGAPGIHFYCLNRVEPVRTLWRQLRG; encoded by the coding sequence ATGCGAAAGCTCAGCGATGTCTTCACCGCCAAGGAGCGCACGTTCTCGCTCGAGTTCTTTCCGCCGCAGACCCCGAAGGCGCTGGAGACGCTGCATCGAGACGCGGCGACGCTGGCGGAGCTGGGGCCGGACTACGTCTCCGTCACCTACGGCGCCGGCGGCTCCACCAGCAACCGCACCCGCGACCTCGTCAACCAGCTCCGCCATCGCCTCGACCTCACGGTCATGCATCACCTGACGCTCGTCAACCAGACCCGGGAGGAGCTGGCCGGCATCATCCGCGGCCTGCAGGCCGACGGCATTCGCAATATCCTGGCCCTGCGCGGCGATCCCCCGGCCGCCATGGGCGGGCGGTTCCGCCAGGTCGCGGGCGGCCTCGAGTTTTGCTACGAGTTGATTGACCTCATCCGCGACATCGGCGGCGACTTCTTCAGCATCGGCGTTGCCGGCTTCCCCGAGGGGCACCCCGACTGCCCGACCAAGGAGCTCGACACCGAGCACCTCAAGCTCAAGCTCGATCACGGCGCCGAGTTCGTGGTCACCCAGTTCTTCTTCGACAACGAGGTCTATTCCGAGTACCTGGAGCGTAGCGCGCGCGCCGGGATCAACGTCAGAATCATCCCCGGGGTGCTGCCCATCACCGACTACGACAAGCTGCTGACCTTTGCGTCGCGCTGCGGGGCCTACATCTGCGAGGCCATCCACGACACCTTCGCCTCCTTGCGCGCGGATCCGCAGGCAACCACGCGGCGCGGCGCGCAGTACGCCCGCGAACAGTGCGAGGACCTGCTGCGCCGCGGCGCGCCGGGGATTCACTTCTACTGTCTCAACCGCGTCGAGCCGGTGCGAACGCTCTGGCGCCAACTGCGCGGCTGA